A window of the Parvularcula bermudensis HTCC2503 genome harbors these coding sequences:
- a CDS encoding MAPEG family protein, which yields MNIVPVTGLYAALFALILIPLTIRVGLYRDKIKVYAGDGGDETLTRRIRGHANFLEYVPFGLLLIALLELTGASGLILHGLGVLFLVSRVMHYFTLIVSPLAVTRQISMLGTIAVFLMSGGLLIYFNLSGTF from the coding sequence ATGAACATCGTACCGGTCACCGGCCTCTATGCAGCTTTGTTTGCGCTGATACTGATCCCCCTGACCATTCGGGTGGGCCTCTATCGTGACAAGATAAAGGTCTACGCCGGTGATGGTGGCGACGAAACCCTGACAAGACGCATAAGGGGGCATGCAAACTTTCTGGAATATGTCCCCTTCGGCCTCTTGTTGATCGCTCTGCTGGAACTGACCGGCGCTTCCGGTCTCATCCTTCACGGGCTCGGCGTTCTTTTTCTCGTCTCGCGGGTCATGCATTACTTCACGCTGATCGTCAGCCCGCTCGCGGTCACGCGTCAGATTTCCATGCTCGGCACGATCGCGGTATTTTTGATGAGCGGTGGGTTGTTGATTTACTTCAATCTTTCTGGGACTTTTTGA
- a CDS encoding nuclear transport factor 2 family protein, translated as MDALSVVKDYVKAACAGDGQSLRASLADDFQFKGPMMEAHSADQFLQAMAAMPTNFTIRNSDFVADSDRVAHLHEVVIDGNETAPIPMCEVLSVHEGKITSSKLFFDTKLFPNPAA; from the coding sequence ATGGATGCGCTTAGTGTGGTGAAAGATTATGTGAAGGCTGCATGCGCCGGCGACGGCCAAAGCCTGCGGGCATCTCTTGCGGATGACTTTCAGTTCAAGGGACCGATGATGGAGGCGCATTCCGCCGATCAGTTTCTGCAAGCTATGGCGGCGATGCCAACGAACTTCACGATCCGGAATTCGGACTTCGTCGCCGATAGCGATCGGGTGGCGCACTTGCATGAGGTCGTCATTGACGGAAACGAGACGGCCCCGATCCCGATGTGCGAAGTGCTGTCGGTACACGAGGGCAAGATCACCTCGTCGAAGCTTTTCTTCGACACCAAACTCTTTCCAAATCCGGCGGCGTGA
- a CDS encoding winged helix-turn-helix transcriptional regulator, with protein sequence MKDSAQKPHRSGCPISIALEIFGDRWSLLILRDMIFGGKSTYRQFLDSEEAIATNILSDRLRSLEANGLIKKQGSPTDRRVKLFSVTEKGFALAPMLIEMILWSAAHEDTAAPQEVLDLMVNDRDGFIESLRKKVALDDAETADRQA encoded by the coding sequence ATGAAAGACTCCGCGCAAAAACCTCACCGATCCGGGTGCCCAATCAGTATTGCTCTGGAGATTTTTGGCGACAGGTGGTCGCTGTTGATTCTTCGTGACATGATCTTCGGGGGGAAGAGCACTTACCGTCAGTTCCTCGATTCCGAAGAAGCGATCGCGACGAATATCCTGTCGGATCGCCTCAGGTCGTTGGAGGCGAACGGGCTTATCAAGAAACAAGGCTCGCCGACGGATCGGCGAGTGAAGCTTTTCTCGGTGACCGAAAAAGGCTTCGCCCTGGCGCCCATGCTCATCGAAATGATTCTCTGGTCCGCGGCGCATGAGGACACCGCGGCGCCCCAAGAGGTCCTCGATCTCATGGTGAACGACCGGGATGGGTTCATTGAGAGTCTGCGTAAGAAGGTTGCATTGGACGATGCTGAAACCGCGGATCGTCAGGCGTGA